The nucleotide window TAGCAACATTCCCTTGCCTAGGAAGACCAGAGCATTTAGTGTTAGCATGGCCAATCCTTCCACAGCGATAGCAGAAATCCTGTAGTCTTTCATAACGAAATTCAATCCACGTATCTCTGTTGTTATCCCGTGGTATCCAGCATCCTGGAATCAAAGGCTTCTCAGAATCGACAACCACCTTAACACGAAGAAAACCTCTAGCTTTGGCAGGGTCCTCCATTTCCACAAACTCTCCAATTTCCTTAGCTAACCGTCGCACATTTAATTCAGTACTGAGGGAGAGAGGGACCCCCCGAATTTGTATCCAGAATGGGACCAATGCCATTTGAATATCCTCTATGGCTAAGTCTGGTGACCAACGCTTCACATAAAAGTTCAGTTTCATTACAGCCCAAGGTACCTGATTCAGAATCTTCAGTGCCGTAATCTCATCCTGTGCTGTAATGATATAGGTATTGTCGTGGACCCATTTAATCTCCAAGACCCCCAGATCCTTCCAAGCCGAGAGCAAGATATTCCTGACCCCCCACTTATTCAAAGATTTTCTCGTCAGCGCCGCCCCTACAAGCTTGACCCCACTTTCCATGGTTGACAGATCTAAAGAATGCTCCAGATGCACCACCAAATTCTCCACATCCGACCgctccatttttcttctttcgttCTGAATCCGAGCTTCCTTTATATCACAATTTAGAGCGAAAACTAGACTACCACTCTGACAATAAGTAGGTCTCCTGATGCTGAAAATGAAACTTGAAATTTCAAGAAATTGTCCCCCCATATCCCTTCTGATCAGGTTCACAGTAAGAAGATAAAAGAAGGCTAAGACAAACAGGATATGCAGAGTACAATGCCTAGTAAAGTCCGCCGAGCATTTAAGATCACTAAATAATGACCTTCTAAGAGTAGTTGGAATACCCAGGGCTTCAATTAATGCAGGGGAAGAAAGTGGGTATGAAATTTGCCCAACCCCCTTCATTACAACAGGAGAGGCGCAATCAAACCTCAAGGAAGGAACCACAGAGGGGTAGGTGAAACTCTAACCCCAACCCCAAAATCAGAACACAGACctagaaaggaaaataaatacTTGATGACGGAACAGCAGATCAGAGCAAGAAGAGGAAATTAACTCTCACAGAGGAGAGAAAAACACTCACCACGGAGGTCTCTCATCGAGGAAAGCAATCAGCGGCATATCTtaggattttaaaattttaaggaCTCTCCCATTGGAGGCAATATTCCGTTAGGGAAACAAAGATTCCTTAAATGAGTACTCAAAAGTGGTGATGGGAGTTCCTAATAGGGATTTCTATTGGAGATGCTTTAAAGAACGTAATCCGCAAACCAAACAGGTTATAAATGTTTTTTCAAATGAAGTGTAACCAGAAACATTGACCTAGTGTCCCTATATATGAGGACTACGTTTTTTCAAATGAAGTGTAACCAGACACATTGACCTAGTGTCCCTATATGTGAGGACTATGAGACTTCCAATAGGAGTCCTCAAAGCTGTCCTTACCACCGTATGTCTCTATATATGAGGGCTATGAGACTTCCTATAATATAGAAACTCGTCGGAGTATCCACATAAATCCTCATATATAGGGACTCCATAGTGGGGACAGAGGTTGATTTTGAGTAGAATAGACAGTTGCGTCAGACATGGCCCCACATCACCTTATTCTTTTGGATTTAACTTCGCTGCTAAAGAATTCAGCAGCTACTGTTGCTTATACCCAATCCCGGTTGGACACGTgtccaagtttttatttttttaattaaaacttgGACACATGTCCAACCGGAATTGGGTGTAAGCAGCAGCCAAGTCcagttcaatttttctttttttcaaccGATAGGAAAACGGTCTAGATAGATTGTTggttctttttgttttgtttagaaCAATGGCCACAATACTCCAACTAAGttaataatgatttttttttaatcttttagtcCCTACATTTAGGGATTATTCTATAAGGACCTCTTATAGGAGATAATATTCTTTTAAGGATCCGAATATTCCTTTAAAGTCTTTAAATGAGTCCTAAAAAATGGTGGTAGAGTCCCTAAAATAGAGACTctcattggagatgctctaaatgCGTAGAGTCCCTAAAATAAAGACTctcattggagatgctctaaatgCTTCCAAATCTTTAAGTCTTACCCCTACTACTCTTGTCAAATATGTGTATGCTATATTTTTCTCTAATGACCCATTCTTATATTagtttctagtttttttttttggttgttttttttaatctcatATTCATTCCTAGTTTGTTATTTGTGATATTCTAAGGGCACGTTTACTGATAAAGAAGGGGTAGCATTCACATTCTTGTGTTTACAGACGACCAAGGAATGAAAAAAAACTAGTGTACTTGAGTATCTCATACCTAAAAAAGTTCAAGGTATAAGATTATTATAGAGAAGACGTGTCCATCCtgtatttaattattaatattcAGATTCTTCGATAACCTATATTTTTCTCATGAAAAGTAAATATGACCTAAACGTAACTATAGACTCTGTCAATAAATCTTAATCAACTTTGTTTTCAGTAGAAGTACACAATTGATTTTGACCAGAACTAATCGTATTCAATTAGTACATCGATTTGATGTGAGGTTAAAACCCTGAACCGTCCAAAACTTGAGTCGAATGGACCACCTCCCACATTTGCATGATTGTTTCAAGTTCGAAATgaaccaagaaaaaaaagggaaaattccaAGTCGAAAGGAGGTGCCAAGTGCCACTGCCAACTAGCAACCCAATTCGGTGCCCAACTAAGTTGACCAAACCAACTCAACTCCAGTTTGTTCGACAACACCACTTCCCTTATTGCTTTTGTTTACTTTTGGCTCTAACTTTTCTTTAAGTGAAAGGGAAGGGAGAGGCTGGGAATGCTGAGCTTAATTAGTATTTCTCTGATTAATGGACGTGTGGCAGGCAGAATGTGGGGTTGGTGCCTAAAGTTGGTATTCCTGGCCAATGAGGACCGCAGAAGGCAGCCCAGTCATCTCAATGTTACATTAACAATTATCATGACCACGTATTCACCGTGCACCCATTAATTTAACAACTTTTTGGTGAGAGATGCCAGATGGTTGTGATTTAGCAAACACAAAATATATTCTAGTTTCAAAAGTTGGTCTAACTTCTAACTAGCATTATTCTTTCTCATATACATTAGTCAATGAAATATCTAAACTTGGTCATAGTAAATACACCCAATAATGTTGATATTATTATACCAAAATTGTCCTTAACGGTGTGGACGTTAAATTACACTGTAATCGTACAAATtgagagcatctccaaaggaaGGAAATGCCAAATATAAAACATCAAACAATATTTGATGGCTTATGTGGCAATTGGACATTTTGTACAATTTGTTGCTCCACCCGACATGTTAAATAATAATGTCTTTATAAAATTTTCCATCTCCTTGTGGGATCCAATTACTGAAATAACCAATCAAATACTCGGAGCACAcaatatttattatataattgcatcacgtttattaaaaaatcattaaataaaTGTGACAGTTGCTATGAAATTTGACAACATAAGGTTTTGTCTTCAATTGACTCAGGGCCACCGCCACGTAAGAAATTGAAGGCTCAATTTGAGAGAGTTTGTTGTTACTTTTTACAATTGCAAGTCTATGTGGTAGTTTTGACATTTCCTTTGGAGATGGTATAAGGTTACATAATTATCTAAACATTacatttttttagaacaaacaatatttttacattaagggggTAGGGAAGTAGGTTAAGCCTCATAacgagctagcaataatgtggttcaaattcgtttttggcgagaatcgaacttaagacctgtcacttacaagtgaagatgaataacACTAAACCATAGTACTAAATCACATCTTAACATTATGTTTAATTACACCAAATGATATTGGTAttactgtcacatcccggcccgagcccccaccacatcccaggctcgactccgccgtagcacgatattgtccgttttaggccccgaccacgccttcacggttttgtttctgggaactcacacgagaacttcccagtggatcacccatcatgggattgctctcgcacaaactcgcttaacttcggagttccgatggaacccgaaatcagtgagctcccaaaaggtctcgtgttAGGAAGAGGTGgacatatacatataaggcttagaggatccactcccttgagCGATGTAAGATGTTACAATTACTATATCCAGATTGCCATTTATGGTGTGGACGTTAAATTATATTGTTAATGTAGTATATTGTAGTTAGAAGTTATTGCATTGCAGTTTAACATTCAATTAAATGATACTGATACCTTACTTTTTATTAAGATACCGTAAACGGACTCTTCCTTAAATTACACTATGAAGTCGTTTTGTGCATAATCATCATGTATTTGGGAAATCTAGAAGGGCTCGTTTGGTTGACAAAATAAGTTGCATGGGATGCAACTCTCAATCTCATTTCAAAGAGATTAGATTACTAACTAGGAATGGATTTATAAAGCATGGACATTATTCCTATTCATGTGTttgttaataattaaatatttgaaataaataaGTATGATTGTCATTTGTGTATTTACTAAGAGCATCTTCAGTGCTCTTTAGAGACAATCACTGTATAAAACcagtataaaataaatataggagCAAACTGAATTTCCAATGAATCGAAAAGTGAGTCTTAAAGTATAAGAACTCACCGAATACTTAGTATATGTATCTATACGGTATGTATCTATACAGAAGGATAGATGACGGAACTAAAATGGTGGAGCCCGTTAGGCAATTTGAGGAGAAAAAATGGGCCACCAACTTAAGTGCTGCTGTGCAGCAAGAATTTCACTTACCAGGGACGCGCGAGTGCTGTTGGAGTTGCAAGACAACTGCAAGCGTGGGTCCCAGCGCGtatggggtttttttttcttcgtttcAACAGTTTTCAAATGAAGGGTCAAGATTCATTTTGGCTTTCAAAAAGGCCAAAgagcaaaaaagaaaagcaaaggagGCGGATGAGGGTAGAGCAAACAATAAAAGCAAAGGAGGTGGATGAAGGTAGAgcaaaaaataaagagaattttaatgaaaaattatatttttacactaaaaagtcaatcctgatactatttgtcacagcccgttccggaATTTCATTTCCGAGGACGTGAAGTTACGAAATTACCCTTGGTCGTCAAGTGGGGTTGTGTGTATGTGTCAACTTAATTAAGTTGACACATACACACAACCCCACTTGACGACCAAGGGTAATTTCGTAACTTCACGTCCTCGGAAATGAAATtccggaacgggctgtgacactatttattttacgctttattttatccttattgttaaaactcaatgttttcaagttattttcattagttttcaaattattttcattagtttccaatcaaattatcacataaaatcgtaaaaacttcaaatttagAGATTCTACTATAAGGACTCACCCATTGGAGGCAATATTCCTTTAGGGACACAAAGATTTCCTCTAAGTCCCTACATGAGTCCTCATATGTGGTGGTTGGAGTCCCTATATAAGAATTAATGTGCGAAGGCGGCCAATATATAAACCATATACAGTAAAACCTTCATAAATGAATGtttgataaaataataatacagttaaataataaaatcttctAGTCCCAACTCGAGCCTATGCACTAAGATAATAACCTCGCTAAATGCATAAGATAATAATTTTTTCCAAAAATACTTTAAGGCCCAATGAGTGTATAAAATAATAACTGATGAAATACTTGAAAGAAATAACGCATAAAATTCATAATACTATGCTTAAGAATTTTTACTTAACAACTTCTATTTTCTCATTTCAAATTTTTCTCAAAATATGCTTCAGTTTTGCCTTATATTTTTACCTAAACTTAACTGAGACTCATCTCTAACTTTTTGCCTTTTCTAAAGTCTTTATCTCACCAGTCAATGCAATTTTTTGTACTCTTTTCAAATGAGACGCCATAGAGAAACAAGATATGACAATTGTAATGATTTGAAGTCTCTGAGATTACTTGTATATATAGAGAATTATGTTCTATGTACATAAAACATCTTGAAACACTTTATCTTCTAGaggattaattttttaaaataatcttaaaaaaaatttaaaccctAAACGCTATACCTgtatctttaattttttttataagataAGATAcatgtatttataaattttttttggtgggtgggttttttttttttttttttttttttttttgtgtgtgttgggGGGGGCTAAATCTGAGTATTCAACACTTTCTCGTACCTAAAAGCGTTACGATGTGAGGTTGTTTATCCAATACTCGATCCTTCATAAAACCATTCCTTTATATTCTCACACACTCTCATAATAAGTATCGGAATTGCACAATCATCATATATCCATTCACACTGACAAATTAAACCTAATTATCCGAATACAATCTCAATCTGATAATCCAAATAATAGAAAAAAACAGatatgaattttggttgattAATTTAGTTTTCTACACCCTATAACATGTACAAAAACTACTTCCCtcgtgttttttgttttttgttttttgggttttcctCTTTGTGTCTTGGCTCAAGTGTCTTTTATGGGTCCTGCGTAATCAACTTATGTCACCTAAGGCCCGACTCTCTATTTGGGTTCCTTTTCGGTCCaagttacctttttttttttttttaattttattatttttagtctTTGGAGAGAATTTAGGCTAAGTTACAGTCTACACAATGTGTTGGTCATAATTCGGTATTAAGCTTGCTTTTTAGGGAACTTAACttaaaacttttcatttaaaagtgaaaatgaatatcatCATATTATTAGAAATGGGTCAAACTTAACCCTGGAGTCTATTGCCACTTTATGTTTCACTTGGCACAATCCGGATCGGATTGGTTTCATCTCAAAACCACAGCAGAAAGAACGGTTTGATTTTGAAAACATTTAAGGAAACCGAACCAACTCAAACGGATGTTAAatagtttggtttggtttggttcaaGTTGTTTGAGCTTAAACCCCATTTTTCCTCATTTTCTCAACTTTTTAAGCTCAATTCCAGTAACAAAAAATCAATGATCTGCTACAAAATTTTCTTCTAGTAAATCAAACCATCCTCAATTCAACGTAATAATAAACCGATGTTTAGTAACTGTTATAGTTACAACTTAAAGATCTTGAATGTTCCATAGACCTTCAATGTCATCATCCATACCAACCTTCAATGTCATCATCCATACCAACCTTCAATGTCATCATTCATACCAAGTTATTAGCTAATAAGAAGACCACatgtaaaataaaatcatttaaatacatgttgacttttgtattttaggtaggatCCCCAATTGATATGTAATCCTGTGTATTCTcatgtaatcacttgtaattaGTCTCTTTCCATTTATGTTAGGGTTGTACACCTTTAAATACCTCTTATTGAGAAGAATACATcaaaattcaaagcattctcttcttggCACCAGGGCCAggtcaaaaaaaacaaaaaacaaaaaacaaaaaaaaaaaccctagctagATAGCATTATTGCGGCTCAGCCGTGTTTGGTTCGCCTTCCTTGATTGGCGAGCAATTATCATCGTTGCTATCCCTCGATCAACGAGCGACTGTTGTCGTTGCTACCCTATCTAAATTCGAAATGAACAGTGAGCGATGTTGTCATTGCTGACCCGAATCTATTGAATCGATTCCCTCCATTGTGTGACGAACTAGACCTATTGCCCCGTATCGTTGCAGCCCGACCCGATTTCGCACTAGACCACGACCCCACCGCAACTGATGTCCCACCATGCCCAGAATCCCCGAACTCAATACAAATTTGTTGTTCTGATTGCAACCCTGAGATTTAATCCGTACCCACATCAAACCATCTTGCTTGACTGACTTCTGTCAGCCGCGAAGAACCCACCATCACCATTGCTACAACTCGCTTTGAACATTGTTGCTATTGTCCTTGCTGTATTCTCTGTGTGATTGAATCACCCACACCACCGCTGCTGTttgaagaaaggaagaagaaaaaaaaggaaaaaaatgagaggaaagaaacaaaaggaaaaaggaaaagaaaaaagaaaagaaaagaaaagaaaaagggaatcAAAAGTCCACGAGAGAGAAAAGAATTGGTTGGTTATtaggcttctttttttttccttcttcggCCATCCTAATTACAGTCTAGCTTAGGCATGGTTTATTTGGGCTTAGACTTTATTAATCAGTTACTCACGTTGCACCCAGAGCAATGGTAAGCCGAACTTATGGGACCAATAGTGACCGGTTCAAGTTACATGCATTGGTTGCCGAAGCTAAGGTAGATTCTGACCATACAAGTAATGATGGTAAGACTTTAAAAGTTTCTACATCTGTTATGAATAGtacatggataattgattctggtgctactgaacatatgacttgtgattctaAACATGTATAAACCTTAAAACCATCCATAGTTAGTGTTGCCAATGGTAATGTTGTCCCCATTATTGGAGAAAGATATGTCTCCCTCTCTGATACCCTAAATCTTGACTTCATACTTGTTGTTCCTTCCCTTGACTATAATTTATTGTATGTTGCTCAAATAATTGTCGCCTTGTTATTTTTTGGCCttcattttgtgtttttaaggacatTCGAACTCACAAGACAATTGGTTATGGTATTAGGAGGGGAAAGCTCTACTACTTGGAGTTGACATCGAACAGTTctcaaaatttgattcaagttCTTGCCGTGGAAGGATCTCATGGGGAGAACGATAAAGCTTCGAAGGTATGGTTGTGGCATCATCAACTTGGACATGTTTCTTTCGACTATTTACGAAGGTTGTTTCCTAGCCTATTTGTTAACCTTGACGTGTCTAGATGAAATGGCTAAAAGTCATCGTACTTCATTTCCATCTAGTATGAATAAAAGTTTAGTTCCATTTATGATAATtcattctgatgtttgggggCCATCTAAAACTGCTACATTTAGTTGTTCGTTACTTTCATTGATGATTGCACACGTATGACTTGGGTCTATTTGATGAAGTCCAAAAGTGAAGTTCCTTATTTGTTTCAGTAGTTTTATAAAATGGTATAGGTACAATATAAGTCACATATACAGGTTCTCAGGAGTGATAATGGCGGTGAATATGTTAACTTTGACCTTCGTGCCCTTATTGATCATTATGTCATTGTTCATCAAACCACATGCCcatatactccacaacaaaatggggttgcaaAACACAAGAACCGTTAGCTTTTGGAGGTTGTTCGTGCTTTTTTGCTCGAGGCTCATCTTCTATTATCCTATTAGGGAAAAGCCCTTACCTCAGCTGCGTATCTAATTAATCGTGTTATATCCCGATTTGTTGATTTTCAAATACCGCTTTAGGCTCTCTCTTCACACATTAATGCTCATTCGGTCCCTAATCTTCCACCTTATGTGTTTGGTTGTGTGGCCTTCGTTTATCTCCATAAACAGAAAATGAGTAAGCTTGAACCTTGGGCCTTTCGGTGTGCGTTTATGGGGTATGcctcaaataaaaaaggatATCATTGTTATCACCCTCCGACGAAAAAGTTGTTTGTTACTATGGATGTTGCCTTTCATGAGAACAATATGTACTTTGCCAATCCCGAGGCTTCACTTTAGGGGGATAATCAAATAGAAGTTTAAACTCTTGATTATACTATTCCGGAGACAGATTATGTGAATGTTTTGGATTTAAGTGGTGATGTCTTGGAAataagtggtgatcattcacaagaaaataataatgtGAATGAATTGGAAGTAAGTGGTAATATCTTGGAGACAAGTAGTGATCCTTCACATGGAAACAATGTTGAAAACTTTGAAAGTAACGAGTTGACTGTACTAGATAACTCATAGTCTTCCTCTCCGCCTGACAGCTCACTACTAGTTTCCTCACCAGCGGACAACCTTGTGTCACCAACTACCTCACAATCGATCTCACCGCCCTTGAGCCCCAATAACCATAATCAATCAGCTTCGATCCCGGATGCACCACTGCCATGTCGCCTTCCTGATCGTGTAAATCGAGGTATTCCTAAACCTACTTATGAAGCTGGCCCTAAATGAAAAACTAGGTATCCAATGAATAAGTCCAATCCTAAGTCCAATGTGTTATACCAATTAACTAATTATGTGTCTACCAGTCACCTGTCAAAATCAAATAAGTCATTTGTGTATCAATTATCTACTGTATCTACTCCTAACAATGTGCATGAGGCTTTAGCTGATCCACGTTGGCAAGCAGCAATGAATGAAGagttgaagtctttgaagaagaatgctacctAGGAGATCACAGACTTGCCATCTGATAAGAAACATGTGAGTTTATAATGTGAAGTATAAAGCTAATAGGACGGTGAATCGCTTCAAGGCAAGACTAGTAGCAAAAGGATACACTTAAAAATATAGAATTGACTATTTAGATACATTTGCTCATGTGGACAAGATCAACACAATTTGTGTTTTGTTGTCCTTGACTGCAAATCTTGATTGGCCTTTACAACAGttcgatgtgaagaatgccttctTGCATGGAGATTTGACATAAGAGATTTACATGGATCTTCCACTTGGATGTAATGCTCCagataaatacaaaagaaaggTATGTAGGTTGAAGAAATCTTTGTATAGCTTGAAGCAGTCCTCTTGAGCATGGTTTGGAAGATTCACAAAACCTATGAGAGCATTTGGTTACAAACAAAGTAACTCTAATCATACTTTGCTCCTGAAAAGACAGAATGAGATGTTTACTGCACTTATTGTGTATATAAATGATATGGTGGTAACAGGTAATGATCCAAAAGAACATGTGGCCTTGCAAAGATACTTGTCTACACAATTTGAAATAAAGGACCTTGGATCcctgaaatatttttttagggATTGAGGTATCGAGAAGcaattttggaattttcttgtctcagaggaagtatattattgatttgttgcacgAAATTGGCATGTCAGCTTGTCAATTAGTAGCTACACTATTGGAAGAAGGATTGAAGCTTAGTGTTAATCCTAATCAAGTACTAGTTGACAAAGGAagataccaaaggttagtaggcCGTTTGATGTATTTGACACACACAAGACTGGACCTTGCATATGCCTTGAGTGTAGTGAGTCAATACAAGCATGATCCTGGAGAACAACATATGAATGCCGTGATGAGAATATTACAATATTTGAAGGGAAGTCCGTGCAaatgaattttgtttaaaagGAATAATCACCTTAGTGTTAAAGGTTATACTGATGCATACTGGGCATGTTCGATTGACGATAGGTGCTCAACATTTGGTTACTTTACGTCTGTTGAGGGTAACTTGGTtacatggagaagtaagaaacagAATGTGGTTGTCCGTTCCAGTGCAGAAGTCGAATGCAGATgtatgactttggggatttgtgaaattttgtggTTTAAGCTTCTGCTAAGCGATTTGGGTATACAACATAATAAGcccatgaaattattttgtgataataaagctgCTCGAGACATTGCACATAATCCGGTACAACATGATAGAATAAAGCATGTTAAAGTTGACTGGTTcttcataaaagaaaaattggaaagaaaaataattgaagtacTGACTATAAGAACAGAATATCAGTTGGCATATATCCTCACAAAAGCTGTTTCAAGTcac belongs to Malus sylvestris chromosome 17, drMalSylv7.2, whole genome shotgun sequence and includes:
- the LOC126611915 gene encoding uncharacterized protein LOC126611915 encodes the protein MGGQFLEISSFIFSIRRPTYCQSGSLVFALNCDIKEARIQNERRKMERSDVENLVVHLEHSLDLSTMESGVKLVGAALTRKSLNKWGVRNILLSAWKDLGVLEIKWVHDNTYIITAQDEITALKILNQVPWAVMKLNFYVKRWSPDLAIEDIQMALVPFWIQIRGVPLSLSTELNVRRLAKEIGEFVEMEDPAKARGFLRVKVVVDSEKPLIPGCWIPRDNNRDTWIEFRYERLQDFCYRCGRIGHANTKCSGLPRQGNVATYGEWTRTAPIRDEVKVQHPLSLNVGEMRVAGATRGGSGTNSQRRVRAIEGMETGRSMGGLRGPHQQDEAHNLRSGSRKWQRIRLDTQAVMIHEIDDEGVQISASLGVESNPGQLLREDLQDSIIRRSSKREPYQLEHGGQKKNKVGECSLEGSGNCLEVEHTTSVNEASLKVPDEHQELGKQVQVGSELQNSRRQAKGKGVFSLGGGGCCGTTAAREP